tacaggcgtgagccttggCCTGGTCTGGTTTTTCTTATTATAGGGGTGTTATCTATATAAAGACTAAACTTAATGTGTGCCTTTGTGTGGGTGGGCTAAGAGCATGATGACATTTATCATtctattgatttaaagaaaactatccTTGACTTACCAGTGTGTAAGTCCATGAAAGCATAATTCTGTTGAAAGCATATATTGTTAATGGGTGTTGGGAACCCTGCACTTTCCGCTGCTGTGGGAGCACGTCCTTGGAGGTACCTTTCATCTGTTTTCTCAACTCCAAACATCTTAGGACCATGGGTTGTGACTGGTAGGACCACGTATCTTGCTATTTTCAAGACGGAGTTTATTTTCACGTGGTGTCACTCTGGCTGTCCTGTTTCCCTAATACTGTCACTTCTCCTTCTGCGATTCTGATGCTACAAATGATAGATATCGTTTTAGTATTTTCTTACGGGTCCTAGCGATTGTATTCATTTTTCCTTCAATCTCTTTCTCGGACTTGTTCACATTGAACAATTTCCTTTTGGGGTAGGTTGCTATTTCTGTTTTCGCAGGTGGTTGACCTGTCTTCCCAGCCAGTCACAGTGGTCCTTGTCCCCATGGTGGGGCCAGGGCAAGAGAGGGccctgggttgggggtggggttcaGTTGAAGATGGGGTGAGTTTTGAGGGGAGCACCACTTGAGTCCCAGAGGCATAAGGAACCAGCAGAGGGAGGTGGGATTCCCCTATCCTCAGTGAGGATGGGAATCGAGGGTTTGGGGCGTGGCGCTGGGAACGGCAGCCCTCCCCAGCCCACAGCCGCGCATGCTCCCTGGGCTCCCGCCTCAGTGCGCATGTTCACTGGGCGCCTTCTGCCCCGCCCCTTCGCCCACGTGAAGAACGCCAGGGAGCTGTGAGGCAGTGCCGTCTGGTTCCTGCCGTCCGGACTCTTTTTCCTCTACTGAGATTCATCTGGTAGGTCTGCAGGCCAGTCATCCCGGGGGCTGAAGTGTGAGTGAGGGTGAAGAGGGCCTTGGGTGGCCCAGGCGGGTCCCGCTTCCTGGTCTGTGGCCTCTGAGGGAGAAAGGCCACGAGGTCGTCCTCCTTCCCTTCACAGGCTGCGAGGCCACCAGCGGCTTCGTGGTCGTGAAGGGGCCTGGACAGGGAGGAAGGTGGGCCGCGGAGGGGAGGCGGTCAGGGGCTCAGGTGAAGATGGGGTGAGTGCTGTTGGGGGGATGGAAGTCCCGAGGTGCCGAGAACCCCCGACGACACAGGGCAGAGTCCCTGAATGGGGCCCCCGGCGGGGTCGAGGCGGGCGGTAAAGAAGGGGCCTGGCACCTGGGAAGGCTGCGGCCTGGTGAGCGTCCCCCGGCGGTGTGGAGTGGGGAGCGCCCGAGTGAGAAGCACTGCAAGGTCTCACCTCCGCCATGGAAGGTCCGAAAACAGTGGGAAGGAGTGGGCGAGGCAGTGCGGCCCAACCAAACTTGTTGTGAGGGGGGTGAATGGCTCTAGGAAGTGGGAGTGTGCCCAAAGCAGCAATCACGAGAATTGTGATTCACTAGGGTCTTCGTGGGGAGTCCACTTGTGAAGCTAAACCTCATCAGAAATGACCTCTGTCTGCGGGGCGCAGTGGCGctcgcctgtattcccagttactcgggacgcagaggtgggaggatcccttgagcgggaggtcgaggctgcagtgagctgtgatcacgccgctgcactccagcctgagcaacacagcgagaccgcGTGTCcaaaagaaactgagaaaaaaatgtccTCTGCCTTTTGCCGCACGCCTTAAGATGGTTGCTCTGCCAGCTTGGCCAGCATAAATGGCTTTGTAGGCACTCAGACAGCGTACACACGTATGCTTAACTCTGGGACTTACTTTGAgagtattttcaaaattaaaatggcaAGTTAACGTTTATCCATGGAAGTGATCGAATATAGCAGCCCTCTCGAGCGCACGTTCCCAATCACGGTTGTCTGTTTTCAGTGTGAAATATGAGTTGGCGAGGAAGATCGACCTATCGGCCTAGACCAAGACGCTATGTAGAGCCTCCTGAAGTGATTGGGCCTATGCGGGTGAGTGCTTAAACGTTAATGCGATGTTTTCTATTagcagaaattaatttttgtgataGTGTTGTTGCATTAGTGTGGAAATGCTGATAAAGGTCTTTCCTGCTCATGAAAAATGATGATGGCATCTCATGAAGGAAACATCGATTCTGGaggatttgtttttttcctctcgtGTTCTTCAGCTTTTGCCCATGACTTCTTTCTCATGCTTTGTTTGTTAATGACAGATTGCACACACGTATTCCAACACGGAGTATAATAGCTTCCAAAGTCCTCGTGCGTCACTTTTCTCACAGTAACCTCCCTGTGGGTGGAGTAACCTTATTGGGCATAGAGCATAGAGTTGGAGAAATGTCTTTAGGCTTAGTTATGACCAGAAATAGCTATGtattctgtgtatatatgtaaaattttgtatcaataacaaaacttatttttttatttgcacaCCCACACATATTCCCCAGCCCGAGCAGTTCAGTGATGAAGTGGAACCACCACAACCTGAAGAAGGGGAACCAGCAACTCAATATCAGGATCCTGCAGCTGctcaggaggaagaggatgagggAGCATCTGCTGGTCAAGgtgagggaaagggaagaagaacgtctgctggtgtgtgtgtgtgcgtgtgtgtgtgttcgtctgtgtgtgagtgcgtgcctgtgtgtgtg
This genomic stretch from Pongo pygmaeus isolate AG05252 chromosome X, NHGRI_mPonPyg2-v2.0_pri, whole genome shotgun sequence harbors:
- the LOC129023848 gene encoding G antigen 2D — protein: MSWRGRSTYRPRPRRYVEPPEVIGPMRPEQFSDEVEPPQPEEGEPATQYQDPAAAQEEEDEGASAGQGPEPEADSQEQVHPKTGCECEDGPDGPEVGPPNPEEVKTPEEGEKQSQC